The Aminipila terrae nucleotide sequence TAAAGATGTAGTTGACTTTATGATAAGAAAAGGCTGCTATTATGAATCTTTTATACTAAATCATCCTGGATTAATTGCCAGTCACGATATTAGCATGTTTACCATCTGTTATACAACTGTAAAAGACTTTATGTCTATGCGCCAATACATGGGCTCCGACTATATAAACAGTATTCCTAAAATGCTGGGACTTTCTGACCGGCAAAGCCTGGAAGCTGCTGGCATTATCCAGGTTCAGCAGCAACCTTATCTGAATCTTAAAGGAACCAACGTACTGATTGGTTTTGTGGATACGGGTATTGATTATACTCAAAAGGTTTTTCAGTATAAAGATGGAACCAGTAAAATCAGATATATATATGACCAGACCATTCCCGGGACCCCTCCTGCTGGATTTCCCATGGGTACCGAATATACTGCGGAACAAATCAATGCAGCTTTAAACTCTGATAACCCTCACCAGATTGTTCCCCATCAGGACACATCGGGCCATGGTACTTTTTTGGCCTCTGTAGCTGCGGGACTGCCAATTGGCAATGAATTTACAGGTGCCGCCCCAGATTCAGAAATTATTATGGTTAAGCTGAAAAAAGCATATCCCTATTACCTTGAAAATTTTTGTGTCCCTCCAAATCAGGAAAATGCTTTTGAGTCCTCTTCTGTTATGCTTGGCATTGAATATATTCTGGAAAAAGCAAAAATACTGAACCGTCCTGTAGTCATATGTATAGGCCTTGGTTCAAATTCTGACAGCCATGATGGTTCAGGAATTATAGAAGAATATTTATACAGTGTCTCTAACGTTCCTGGTGTTTGTGTATGCATCTCTGTAGGCAATGAAAGTCAGGCCAGACATCATTACTCACGACAGCTTGACAATGAAGGGGACACAGAAAACATAGACATAAAGGTAGGGGAAAATGCCGGAAATATATTTATGATTATCTCCAATATTATAAGCGACCGGATTTCAGTATCTGTCCGTTCACCCTCAGGTGAGCTGGTAAGCCGTGTCCCTGCTCAGGCAGGATACAAGTCCACCACCAGCCTTGTTCTGGAGCCTTCTGTTGTCAGTGTTTCTTATTATTTTCCATTGGAAGGCAGTGGGGATCAAGTAACTGTGGTAAAAATATTTGATGCGACTCCGGGTATATGGACGATTACAGCTTATGGAGATATTATTATCAATGGTAACATTAATGCATGGCTTCCTTTAACAGGATTTGTGTCACCCAATGTAGAGTTTTTATCCTCTAATCCTTATAACACCATTACATCTCCTGCCAATGCACCAGGATGTGTCAGTATTGGTGCCTATAACAGCATTCGTGACAGTCTGTACTCTGATTCTTCCTGGAGTTCTACCAGACTTTCCCTGGATTTACCAGATTTCGTAGCTCCAGGTTACCATGTGGGGGTTTTTATCCCACAGGTTATGGAACGATGGATGGCACTAGTATTGCTACTGCCATTACCTCGGGTGCATGCGCTCTGATGCTTCAATGGGGTATTGTTGAAGGCAATTATTCAGGAATCTGTTCTCCGCTAATCAGGACGTATCTCATTCAAGGGTGTACCCGGATGGATGTGATGAATTACCCAAATCCCCAGTGGGGATATGGAACATTAAACTTAATGCAGACCTTTTTTTATATGCGTGAATTATAAAGGTAAAAAATGGAATATGAATCATTAACAATGATTCATATTCCATTTGTATAGCGTTCATTCAGGAAAAAAGCACTTCCTCTATGTCATACAATCCCCATATATTCTCTCCTTTTATCCTCCCCTCAATAATCTTTTTACCAACAAATTCAGCAGCTTTTAAGGCTCCTAATGCAAATATCTTTTTGGAGGCAGCTGTATGCTTAATCTCCAGGATTTCGTCTTCTCCTGCAAAAATAACGGTATGCTCTCCCGCTATAGTACCTCCTCTGACAGCATGTATCCCTATTTCTTTTCCCCGTCTGCCGTCTCCTTTTCGTCCATACATTTGGTTAAATTCCCCTTCAGGATTCATGGCTTCTGCCATCATTTTAGCAGTTCCACTGGGAGAATCCAGTTTTTTATTGTGATGCTTTTCTATGATCTCCATATCAAAGTTTGTTTTTAAAATCGGAGTGATTTGTGCAAGGATTCTTCTCATAACGGTAATCCCCAGTGAAAAGTTAGCAGCCTGAACAATTGGTACTCTTTGTGACAGTTCCATTATCTGTTGTTTTTGTTTTTCATTATATCCCGTGGTGGCTATAATTACCCCACAATTATTCTGTCTCGCAAATTCCTCT carries:
- a CDS encoding S8 family peptidase, whose translation is MNDDTLYDKDVVDFMIRKGCYYESFILNHPGLIASHDISMFTICYTTVKDFMSMRQYMGSDYINSIPKMLGLSDRQSLEAAGIIQVQQQPYLNLKGTNVLIGFVDTGIDYTQKVFQYKDGTSKIRYIYDQTIPGTPPAGFPMGTEYTAEQINAALNSDNPHQIVPHQDTSGHGTFLASVAAGLPIGNEFTGAAPDSEIIMVKLKKAYPYYLENFCVPPNQENAFESSSVMLGIEYILEKAKILNRPVVICIGLGSNSDSHDGSGIIEEYLYSVSNVPGVCVCISVGNESQARHHYSRQLDNEGDTENIDIKVGENAGNIFMIISNIISDRISVSVRSPSGELVSRVPAQAGYKSTTSLVLEPSVVSVSYYFPLEGSGDQVTVVKIFDATPGIWTITAYGDIIINGNINAWLPLTGFVSPNVEFLSSNPYNTITSPANAPGCVSIGAYNSIRDSLYSDSSWSSTRLSLDLPDFVAPGYHVGVFIPQVMERWMALVLLLPLPRVHAL
- the dapB gene encoding 4-hydroxy-tetrahydrodipicolinate reductase, whose product is MNIAIVGTGAMGKTLKELVDKKDGLVCVGMIEPLNGEKLSNIDKKIDIIIDFSNPANLNMIEEFARQNNCGVIIATTGYNEKQKQQIMELSQRVPIVQAANFSLGITVMRRILAQITPILKTNFDMEIIEKHHNKKLDSPSGTAKMMAEAMNPEGEFNQMYGRKGDGRRGKEIGIHAVRGGTIAGEHTVIFAGEDEILEIKHTAASKKIFALGALKAAEFVGKKIIEGRIKGENIWGLYDIEEVLFS